caaaataactgaaatcATAAAGAcaagtagacagacagacagatagatagatagatagatagatagatagatagatagatagatagatagatagatagatagacagatagatagatagatagatagatagatagatagatagatagatagatagacagacagacagacagacagatagatagatagatagatagatagatagatagatagatagatagatagatagatagatagatagatagattctgTGAGAAAATCCATTAAGGAAAAACtgaacaacacacagagagaagctgaATGTTAACCTCCAACTCTACACAGAGTGTGATGTGCATCCACATGCTCTTCACGGAGTAAAAGAGCGTAAGTCATGTGAGGAAGGGGGAGGAGTGCGTTTTTTTGCTTTGGACAGATACGGTGGTCATGCTCTGGTTGAGTTTTATAGCTATTAAAGAAACAATAATTAATTAGAGCCAGAAACATCCTACCACTTAAACCTCAAATGAAAACTTTTAAAAGTCGCGCTCCAATTCAGCCAGCTTGTCTTGTGCATATTTTATTGTCACATTTTAATTGATCTATTAATGGTAGAACGATTGACGAAGGGGGCAGGGCAAAATAGCTTCAACTCTGACGTCTTTAGAAACGCTATCAACTGTTTGCATGTTGAAATTGTGATGGTGGTTCCATTGTGTGACCTCAAACACCCTCGGAGAGTGGAAATGCAGTGTGTATGGACAGGCACATGATTTTGCAACAGTAAATCTAACCCTCCACCCAAAATGACTCAAGTGATAGAGCTAATTATAGCTCAATATTGCGTTGTTCCCTCTTTGTTTAAGCCCAGTTGGCCAGGAGACAATCTCTATCTCTAAAGGAACATGTATTGTATATTGGCCACGATGCTAACACGATACGAGTGTAAATATTTGCATTCATTATGGTACAAAAATAACAACTGAACAAAATCAGTGTTGCTTGTAGATGCGGAACATGAACAGCGCTTTTGTCAGGTGCAACCCCAGTATCAGAGATAAAGACAATAGTAACTGATGCTTTGTTTAATGGCCATGTGCTGGAATGTGAATCGAGATTAAGGAGGAAAAGAACCCCGTTAATTGTTTTCaatttacacaaacaaagatATGATAAACACATCGCCCATTGCATTGTCCCAGGAGGTTTTAACTCGCTATTAGTCTCTCTCATAACGCATGTGGTAAAATGGGCTATGACAGCTCAGAGAGCATGAAGTCAGATTTGTTAGGAAAAGGTGGTTTGAAGATATCTTTGTAATTAAGTGTTTatgacacagaaaataaataaataaataaaaatcctcTTTTTAAGACAGCAGTCTAAATGACTGATATGATATGCATTAGCAACaatcatttatattaataaATCATACAGTATGCAAAGACATAAATATCTTCAAGGTAATGACGGAGAGAAATGTATCTCTCGACTATTAGCAACACAATGCTGCCATCTACTGGCCGACGTAAGTAgcaatttgggtttttttacgAACAACATTTTCGTTCAGGGGAAGGCGACAAAGACCCTTATTCCTAGCTGTTCACAGAGACAACTTTTGTGCCTTTGTATCAGTTCCAGAGAATACAAAGTAATGGGTTTCATTCCGTAAATCATCTTTGTGTAAAATCATATGTAGCAGGACGAGGAGAGGTACAGCCATGTAGGAACCGTTTTCACCGGAGCGTGTTTCCAGCGTAACACTGAAGGGAGATGGAATACACGTGTATTTTCCTCCGGTGTAAACACGGTCGCATGGTCCCATTTTATGAGTTTGAGACAAATTCTTTACAGAGAATCGAAcgtttttttgactgttttagaTATTAACATCTGTATTATTAAAGATACATCAAACATATTTAATGGGAGCCACCAATTGTCCAGCCCACTGGATTGTTGAGGTGAATTGCTGAGGTCTTGGATCTCTTGGGCTTGGCTTTATGGCCACTTGACCGGTTGAGTCACGGGTGATAGCCGACTCATTGACTCAACGTTCAGCAACAGTATCAGTGGTAAGATGATCTCGGTGTGCAATTGAACACACCTTTTGAACATTAAAACATGCTTATGAATCAGTTATGAGTTATTAACTGCTATGTGAAGACTTGAAAAGAATGATGCAAGATATACCGCTAGAGAAAAGAGCGCTTTTAATGCTAACAGAAATACAACGAAGCCAGATCTTTCTGTGGATTTTGCCTCACAGTTTTAACGAGGACCAGAATTTGTAATTCAGATTTACTTTAAACTGGTCACGAGGTATTTGTATTCAAATTAATCTTGAAATACGACTTCCCACTCGGATCTTTCTCGACGTTGCTCATTCCTACAGACCTCGTCGGTAGAACCTTCGTAATGGCAGGACGAGGAAGGGGACGCGGACGGGACAAGTTTACCTTTAACATTGATGCCTTGGGCTTAGGGAGAGGGGAAGCTTTGCCTCCATCTGTGCTGAAACCTTCTCCGCTTTTTCCAGTAAGACTGCCAGAGTCAAAtgtcatattattattattatcattattattattattattattattgccttGTTTTCAAACTATGAATAGTACAAGCGTGTTATAATTATGTTACAACAAATTAGGTTCTTTACATGCTAGCATTGGTTtctgcattgtttgtttgttttgttttgtcattcattttctttctctgtggtgCTGTTTGCTAGTTAGTTCACAGTCTcatgttttctcatgttttgtAATTTCCCTCCGTTTCTCATTTGCAGCCCATGCAGTTCAGACCTGTGCCATTGCAGACAGGAGAAGATGTGGAGTACATGCTTGCCCTGAAGCAAGAACTGAGAGCGACCACCAAGAACTTGCCCTTTCACATCAGACCGGTTGGACCAAAGAAAGGTTTGGAGGCCAAATGGCTTTCCCTCAGACTGTTCTAACAGTGACTTACCGTATACATGCTCTTGTTGATCTAAACCAGTCTCAATGCTGATTGAGTTGGATTGAAAACATCCCTCAGGTCCCTTAGCTCACCCACCACAAGACCTTCTGGAAAGTTCTGCATAGTCTGCAGTCTGAGCATGTGGAACACTTGGTTCAATTTGTACCTTACTGAGGAATTTGCACCTCATTCGTACCTTGTTCAGGAACAATTCAGAGGACATAACCTTCACAAAAGAAGACTATAATGGGCTGTTAAAATGTCTCCCTGGAAACGGGGACTAGGGAAAGCTGGATATTTGTCAATTATTTAGAAAGTGCCAGAAAAGAttttcactgacatttctctACATTGTAGATGTGGACCGGTACTCTGATAAATACAACGCCACAGAGCCTAAAAATGTCACTGAGTGGAATCCAGGTGAGATCACAGCAAAAGTGGACGTAGCGCAGCATACAAAGCAAATGAAGAGATTTTCATCATCTTGTGCCTGTTCTTTATTGCTCATTTTGACCAAACTGATTCGTATTCATATAACAGCTGCAGTAGAATAATTGCTTGTTTGAATGcacgtgtatttgtgttgtttagACTGGAGCAGGCTACCTAAAGAGCTGTGTACCAAAGCACGAAAGCCCCAGAAAGCAAGTGAGTCAATCAGACATGAAACTATTGACTTTGTCAGAATGACTCGGATGTTCAATAAAGTACTCAACCATTGTTtatattcaaaaacaaattccTCTTTTGTCTTGGCTGTCAAGCATTTAACAccttaacgtttttttttttcattttcagaggcAAGAGCACAAAGAACTCGTAAACCGAAAACACCTGCAGTCAAAGAGGAGGTTATTCAGAAACTGGAAGTAAGAGGACCTGATCATAACCAAGCCTTTCttttataaatgtttcatttaaatgcaGTTATAATACTGTATGGATTTTGAAGTCGTTATAAAACAGTGTTGTAATTGTCTACATTTTATGCTGTGTCGGCAGGGCATTGAGGTTTAGACGTTGTCTTATTTTCATGTCAGCTGATTAATTTAAGCTTCGCACTGTTCTTTAACAGACgcttgaaaaaacagaagtagaaAATAACTCTGAGGAGGAAGACgagcaggagaagaagaagaaggagaaagatgaTGAGGAGGGGGAGCCAGAGGAGGAAGACTACGACGAAGAGGAATTTGAAGAAGTAAGTAGTTATTTCCGTAACCTCATTCATCCTAATCGAGATCTGGTATGAACAGACATAATGTCTTGAGTTTATATGATCtttagaatagaatagaatacaacacaacacaacagaggagaagagaacagagcagagttCCCAAAGGGGTAATGTATATTAATGGGCTTTTGGAAAACTGATTTTAAACACAATTAACAAaatgaactgttcttttttgcAATGATTGGCCTTTCGTGAAGATATCATAAGTTTTTTTTGACAACGTTTTATATGTAAGATATTAGCGTGTATTCCTGATTCACATACATGGTGTGTTTGTTCCACTGACATCAGTTTTACTGCTCTTTGTTTTCAGGAAACCGATTACATCATGTCTTACTTTGACAACGGCGAGGACTTTGGGGCCGAGAGCGATGACAATATGGATGAAGCTGTTTACTGAGGcattttaaagaatgtttttaTTGATCGTTTTACCACTGCTTGAGTGTATTTTCCAAATTGTCGAGTGTGAAAACACGCGCTTGAAGAATACTGTGGAAATTCCAGAGAGTATATGCTGCTAATAAGCAAAGTGCCTAATGCCCAAAGCAAGGGCAAGAAAACTGCGAGCTGCTTTAATGTGAATGTTAACCACACAAATATACCAGGGTTTAAGCAAACTGATAGCACTACAGAGATGATAAAGGATGTGAGCAGAATGTAAGCATGTAAGCTAACTGCTAACACCATAGAGGTATTGATTGTGTTAGCATGCTAGCTGCTAACACTAGGGATATTCTGAAGAATAAACAGACTTTGAGCAACCTTCTGACGACACAGAGCCACAAGTGGCCAAGAGTGCTACTTTCATTGCTGCTAAAAGACcagtttgccaaaaaaaaaagaagacttgaCTGCAGTTTGACTCTGTCAACATTTCCACTgttccttttgctttttctttccactAAAGTGTGCTGAAATTCCAGTGGAAGCCAAATTAAGGGACCATTTCATCATGTTCCGTTCAGTTTACAtgacatttcattatttgtatGACTTGAAATATTTAGAAGAATAAGAGATGTGCTGTTTAAGGACAGTTTCTCCTCAGGCTGAGGATAGACAGAACAGTCCCGGTGTCACATTGAACCCTTTATTGCcttaaatgtgaaatataaagAATTTATCACAGTTGGTTTTTACTGCCATACATTAATGACACATGGTGTTAGAACTTGAAGTGTGAACTTTGAATTGTTcttaaaaaggaaacaaaaaaaagtacttgAAACAAATGTACCAGTCTCTTTGCCTCATTTCTTGTACAGATAGCACACTAGAAAGCATGTTTCTCCCTTTAATTCACACTTGATTTTACAATGCATTGTTCACGTTATGAAGCGTTGACATGGTAACATGGCCTTTGGGGCGGGGCCGGGTGGAGGGAGGCGGGGGTGTTGTTGCGCTGAGGAGCTAACGTTTATTCAGCAGAACCCATACAAAAATCCAGGTCCAACTGCATACCTGTAATGGTCGCCTATTGTTCTGCGTAAGACAAAAATCAAACGATCGCGTTTCAACCCACAGCTTTTGCTTGCTTTATAAATGACTCGAATGTCGGGCGATCAGCCTCCGGAACTACGTGAccaaataattacattttaatgtgacACCACTATTTTTGTCCTCCTCTTTTCAGAAAACacttttcactcactcagtcgCTTGACTCAATTCACTTAACTTGACATGATTGTGGGGGAGAAAGTGCTGAGGTTTTACTTGACGTAGGGTTGCTGGTTGGCCTGTAGGTGGCGACTCTAGCTAGAGTCACCATAAAAAATGTACAGGTTTGAAAAGCCACATTTATACCATTTAGTCTAAAGTGCTGAAATGCCGCACTGATGTTTATCGGCATGGACAAAACAAATCTGTCACTGGCATCATGAATCAGGcttaaatttgaaaaaatgtacttttttgtttcgtccctaaaacaaaaaaaagtccaatTGACACTCTCTAGCTATAAACTACAGGAAATGCATCATCAGTCACACAGTTCGATTGaaatttacaaaagaaaataaaaaattcgGAGATAAACAtaactgaagtgtgtgtgtgtgtgtgtgtgtgtgtctgtgtgtgtgtgtgcgtacgtgtgtgtatgctccatgtattgctatctttccGGGGACCagtaagtccccagtaagattgcataatctgaaaaaagtgcctggtggtgaccaaaatgctggtccccattaggagaacaatgtttttctaaactatactattgttactgataaaacaaaacatttcgttggttaaggttaaggttaaggttagcattagggttagggataggttagtattctttagttacagaataatgggagtcaatggcaCATGagtacaaacgtgtgtgtgtgtgtgagagagagagagagagatctggccatattgctgtgttttttttttaaattccattatCAGTGTGAAGAGTTACAGTGTAGTTTCACTCCCTTCATTGTTGCTTGTagtcatttccatttttttgtatTGATGCCGTGAATGATGATGTATGGCCTGGCAGGCCTGATTCTGTCTCAGACATCTCTCTAAAGTCTGCACTGAAGATGGACCTTGCTCTTGATCAGGCatccctactagaaccctccgctctacgacctctggtcaactgacggtcccctcacttcaggaacccggcagccgctcctcccgaccacgcctcttctccgccattgccccgcggtggtggaacgacctccctcatgcagttaggactgcggaatctcttaccatcttccacaggaaactgaaaacccacctctttagaacccacctgtcccccactgcctaacctccctttccttaaaaaaaaaacaaaaaacaaaaaaaagcttgtcttgtatctgtgattgtcaaagtattccaggggcgcaacaTGAAGGCGtgaattgacgctcagtcttattatgatctctgctcatgaggtattagaaatcctactgatgcactgattgtaagtcgctttggctaaaagcgtctgccaaataacaaaattgtaaattgtaaaattgcaTGTGTTGTTAGGTTCTCAGTTGTGGAGCAGTTCTTTGAGTGGTAAGTGAAGTAAACATCAGCAGTTCCCTGAATGCTATAGATGATAAATGTAAGGAATGCATTATGTGGTCATATGTTCAGAGGGTGTAATGTTAGGTGTGTACTGAAAAAGTGTTAGTGGAATGGAGTCTGTCAGGAACCAGCGAATCACACAAACTGCTCAGCAGAACTTGGTCATTGTGAATGATTTGTATGCAGGGAAGTTTGCATCCGTCTTGTTTGGAACTGTCTAGTCAAACTATGTTTGACTGTGTAGTCAAATTATATTTATGACTCGAGTAGCATCTGATTAGCGTCTTTGGGAGTAGCGTGGTCACCTACAATGCTTATGACTCCAGTAGTGTGTGACTGGCCACCTACATGCAGTTACCCTCATGCACTCTCGTGTGCGGAGCAACATCCCCAAACTGGAGAGAATTACACATGCTGTGTCCAAGAGACTCACTCTTTAACCTCTGTCACTTTGAGTGTTTGTGAATGACGTCGGATATGCTCTTGAAATAAATTGcaattgtctttgttttcactgttgtcCTGTTACGTGTTCAGGTCTAGGTGCAAAAGCAGGCAGTCATTGTAAGGTATACGTCACATAagcactcactgtttttttctttttctttttaactgattAGTACAacctctgacagagaggaaaaacagattgCCATATTTGGGAAGTGATTCTTTAAAAACAACCACCAATTCTTTGTTAAAAGAAGGCAAATTTCAACTGCCAAAGGCACACAAACAGGTTCAACCTCGTTTGAGATTCAGGATGTGTTTTAAACCTTTGACCCCTCTTTGTATATGTGCAGCGAAGGTAAGAGACTACACACTTTACTTCACCTGGTTAAGAACTACAATAAACTagtttaacagtttttttttctgacagttaaacTTGTTCTGAATATCTGTAAACAACTGACTGCGTTATCTGTACCAGCACATGTATTTCCTGTACGGTTATATCATGAGTGGATCACCACTAGCTTGCACGTTTATTCAAAGTCACACATCTGTACCTATTGTTTTGAGTCAATGTACGCTTCCCTTATGGGGAGAGAACGAAATCAGGCGAGGAGACGCCTCCGTTTGTGACCGTCGCAGACTTACTCTTGAGTATGTACTCGGGTGACATGAGTTAAAGCACGTAGCTGGTTCTCAATGGCCACCTGTGCTCAGATATACTGCGCATACGGGCCTCGCAGGTGGCACTTTTCATCTGTAGGAAAAACATGTTACACAACACGAGTCATGTGCAGTAGAGGGCAGGTGAGGAATGCAGGCAGTCAAACAGAGCGCTGCAAAGCCACAGAGTGAGACAGCCATGAAGAGAGACAATATCACATCAACTCTCCAACCCGAGGTGACGGCACCAGTATGTGTGTGGAGTCCTTAGCCCCTTCCTTTGGGGTCCCGTGTGAAGACTTTGTTTACACACAACAAAAAGTTATGTGACTTGTTGAGACATCACATGTGTGCTATATGTAATAATAAAGCCATACGTAATGACTAAGATTCCCAGAAAACATCTTGcttaaaatgtttactgtgaCATGTAGGTCTGTTAACCATGATATAACTCAGCAATGACTGATTCAAAAATGCACGAAACTTATTGTGAAACAGGAGTGTTGTTGCAGAAGTGCTGATCGTAATTTATGGTTTGAAATACCACATGCCTTATCAcatgatcattttttaaatgggCATACTTCGCTCAGTGTGTCTTTCTGCAAAGTGAGCCTTTATAATGCGCTGCAACCGAGTTCACATGTCAGTTATTCATAAAACCACGTTCACGACTATTTTTTCTGAGTCGAAACCTTAAAAGGCAACACTATACTGTGAATACACTGTAAAGACGCGACAAGTAATTGTATGCACGAAACTGTTAAACTGAACGTGTTTTCTTAATGATTGGCCTTAACTTACAAGTTCAAGAATTTTCTAGACAGTACATCAGGAGGGCACTGTTCTTGCCTGTCTCCATTGCTTGGTTCTCCAGGAAACACTGTGCATGGGGCAGTCAATAAGCTGTCTGTGAAGGAAAGTGAGACACCACTTTGTAAACACAGAACTGGATCTGGCGTCCAGGTCAGCGCAAggcaaacagaagaaaatttATGACTCATGGCAGTGCTTACAAATTTAACTGCCATACATAACctccacaagctttttttttatggtggtcattcatgtgtttttaaaatgtaacgCAAGCCTCGGGCATGCAAGAATACAGACGTCAGTCGGTGCTTGAATTAACCAGTTATCAGTATAAACAACAACTTCGAAAATTTCTTATAAAATTCTTTATTCTGTTCTCACACTGCATGTACTTGTGAAAATCTGTTTACTTACTGAGCTAACATTCTTTACAGAGTGAAGGAGGTTTGTGGTCAGGCTTCCTCAAACAAAGAGGATATGACTCTGTACACAGAGTGCCTTTGTAAGTGTGATAAAATAGAACGGTTTGTTCCACCGTGGGTAGCCTAACCCAAAACAAAGGTTAGATAAAGAGTACAGTAAGGTCACTGGAACGGTGTCTCCACGTAAACTaggactgaaatatttcagagtgGCCTTCGTCTTTTTTGAATGTAATATAGTTATGTTATAAATAAGTGAGTTGCATCAGATGTTTTTTGTAGTGGACAGGTTTCCatttcaaaaagacagacagaaggtcCTTATCAATTCTGTATGCAATGTTTCTGTATACACATTTTGTTGTGTACACTGTATTCATTTTATGTCACCGCTGAGTTCTTACTTTAACGCAGTAATTGGAG
This sequence is a window from Chanos chanos chromosome 12, fChaCha1.1, whole genome shotgun sequence. Protein-coding genes within it:
- the polr3gla gene encoding RNA polymerase III subunit GL a; this translates as MAGRGRGRGRDKFTFNIDALGLGRGEALPPSVLKPSPLFPPMQFRPVPLQTGEDVEYMLALKQELRATTKNLPFHIRPVGPKKDVDRYSDKYNATEPKNVTEWNPDWSRLPKELCTKARKPQKAKARAQRTRKPKTPAVKEEVIQKLETLEKTEVENNSEEEDEQEKKKKEKDDEEGEPEEEDYDEEEFEEETDYIMSYFDNGEDFGAESDDNMDEAVY